Proteins encoded within one genomic window of Ranitomeya variabilis isolate aRanVar5 chromosome 4, aRanVar5.hap1, whole genome shotgun sequence:
- the LOC143764888 gene encoding uncharacterized protein LOC143764888: MDKNHISEKILKLTLEIIYLLTGEDYSVVNKAGKHVSTIRGNPCQPEALCRMVRPDMDSPPEVYEKNNEQKILDLTNKIIALLTGEVPIRCEDIIVCFSMEEWEYIEGHKDLYKQLMMENHPFLGSSDFPSSDNLSMKLNLHVQSPDVACEDHSLTLCKPKAKIGVFEDKQKCTLQTDHDQFTSLSTCTKYTQTEPADSEEGVLSEDTEVDVIYVPPQNTQLGSSSDAYTAYKGGNPKDSDICLLSEQIQNTPDGNRSVVEPCEDGILAVDNIYTPTCVKSMDLTDQSTQWGNDVNLGHSTMSPHHTNPQYMSGCIIEVHSDCEEGIVTGTDVYTPTAHKSALYTSDKMKEIPISWGKDVIYTNVYTPVELTQADLSSIKKELVSWKDGSLELQNIYIPSKPMGEKAESTSYRVDALQWNGSHANPHSSPSLHKVSPHIKTEEHFPDYYETAGQTQPSHTPVNPEDYNDDAIKKEMLNMSIDYENDLGRAEYTTSQMYSCSDCKKCFSSDTNLVKHRLMCRGRKPHVCSECGKCFASASYLVIHERIHTGEKPYSCSHCGKSFSRKPDLIRHERIHTGEKPFACPECGKCFTSVSNIFMHRRIHTGEKPFPCGECGKRFIKKSDLVRHQKIHSR, translated from the exons ATGGACAAGAATCACATAAGTGAGAAGATACTGAAACTCACCTTGGAGATCATCtacctgctgactggagag GATTACTCAGTGGTTAACAAAGCCGGTAAGCATGTCAGTACCATCCGAGGCAATCCTTGTCAACCAGAGGCGTTGTGCAGAATGGTGAGGCCTGACATGGATTCTCCACCAGAGGTATATGAAAAGAACAATGAGCAGAAGATCCTGGATCTCACCAATAAGATCATTgcactgctgactggagag gtccCTATAAGATGTGAAGATATCATTGTctgtttctccatggaggagtgggagtatatagaaggacacaaggatctgtacaagCAGCTCATGATGGAGAATCACCCATTTCTTGGTTCCAGTG attttccaAGCTCCGACAACTTGTCAATGAAGCTTAATTTACATGTGCAATCCCCTGACGTTGCATGTGAGGATCATTCATTAACCTTATGTAAACCAAAGGCTAAAATCGGTGTTTTTGAAGACAAACAAAAGTGCACTCTCCAAACAGATCATGACCAATTCACTAGCCTGTCCACCTGTACGAAATACACACAGACCGAACCTGCTGACAGTGAAGAAGGGGTACTATCTGAGGACACAGAAGTGGATGTTATTTATGTACCCCCACAAAATACTCAGCTGGGAAGTTCTTCTGATGCCTACACAGCATATAAAGGAGGAAATCCCAAAGACTCGGATATTTGCTTGCTCAGTGAGCAGATACAAAATACACCCGATGGGAACAGAAGTGTGGTGGAGCCTTGTGAAGATGGCATTCTTGCAGTTGACAATATTTACACCCCAACATGTGTCAAATCTATGGATCTTACAGACCAGTCAACACAATGGGGAAACGATGTAAACTTAGGGCATTCCACAATGAGCCCACACCACACAAATCCCCAATATATGTCTGGTTGTATTATTGAGGTTCATTCTGATTGTGAAGAAGGAATTGTCACCGGCACAGATGTTTACACTCCCACAGCCCATAAATCGGCATTGTACACATCTGACAAGATGAAGGAGATACCCATTTCATGGGGAAAGGATGTCATATACACCAACGTTTATACACCTGTAGAACTAACACAAGCAGATTTATCTAGTATAAAGAAAGAATTGGTTTCATGGAAAGATGGAAGTCTGGAGCTCCAGAATatttatataccttcaaaacctatGGGAGAAAAAGCAGAGTCCACTAGTTATAGAGTTGATGCACTACAATGGAATGGAAGTCATGCTAACCCACATTCTTCACCTTCACTACATAAGGTATCTCCTCACATTAAGACTGAAGAGCATTTTCCAGACTACTATGAAACTGCAGGACAAACTCAACCTTCTCATACTCCTGTTAATCCAGAAGATTACAATGATGATGCCATTAAGAAGGAAATGTTAAATATGTCTATAGATTATGAAAATGATCTTGGCAGAGCAGAATACACTACATCCCAAATGTATAGTTGCTCTGattgtaaaaaatgtttttccagTGACACAAATTTAGTCAAACACAGGCTAATGTGTAGAGGTAGAAAGCCCCATGTTTGTtccgaatgtggaaaatgtttcgcTAGCGCCTCCTATCTTGTAATACATGAGAGAATCCACACAGGTGAGAAACCATATTCTTGTTCTCACTGTGGAAAAAGCTTTAGTCGGAAACCAGATCTGATCCGTCACGAAAGGATACATACGGGGGAGAAGCCATTTGCCTGCccggaatgtggtaaatgttttaccaGTGTCTCCAATATATTTATGCATCGAAGAATTCATACAGGTGAAAAACCTTTTCCTTGTGGTGAATGCGGTAAACGGTTTATCAAAAAGTCTGACCTGGTTCGCCATCAAAAAATACACTCGAGATAG